The window CTCGCTCGACGTGACCGAGATCACCGATTCGAACGGCGTCATCTACACCGTGACGGGAACCGAAGGTGCGACGCTCCAGGTCGATGGCGGAACGGAGACCACCACGGCGACGGAGACGACGACGGCTACAACGACCACCGAAACGGCAACTGAAACCGCGACGGAAACAGCCACCGAAACGGCAACTGAAACCACCACGGCAACCGAAACACCGAACGAAACCACGACTGGAACGTCGACGGCGACCGAGACGACGACATCGACCACAACGTCGACGAGCACGCTGACCACCGATACGGAGACGACGACCGGACCGGCAGCAACCGAAACGACGGGGACCACAACCGCCACGTCGACGGCAACCTCCACGACCGGAACCACGACCGGCACGTCGACAGCAACCGAGACGACCGGAACCACGACGGCGACTTCGACGGAAACCGCGACGGCGACGACTACCTCCACGACCGGGACCGCCACGACGACCGAAACGGCGACGACCGAGACGGCAACGGCCACGGAGACGACGACTGGAACGACGGCAACCGAGACGACTGGAACCGAAACGACGGCAACCGAGACGACTGGAACCGAAACGACGGGAACCGCAACCGACACGTCGACCGCAACCTCGACGACCGGGACTTCGACCACCANGGCAACCGAGACGACTGGAACCGAAACGACGGCAACCGAGACGACTGGAACCGAAACGACGGGAACCGCAACCGACACGTCGACCGCAACCTCGACGACCGGGACTTCGACCACCGGAACAGCGGCCGAGACCCGGACGACGACGGTGAGCGGGACGACAGCAACCGAATCGGCGGGGACGGACACGACAGCAACCGAACCGACGGGAACGGACACGACAGCAACCGAATCGACGGGAACTGACACGACGGCGACGAGCGGAACCGCGACCGAGACGACCACCGGAACCACGACGCAAACGACCGCCACGACGACCGCGGCGGACGGGAACGACGCCGCGACGGACGGGAGCACCACGAACGAAACCGCCGGCGCGGGCAGTGAGGGCGACCGCGCGGCGAACGAGCAGGCCGTGCGTGATGGGCTCGCGGGCAGCGGGCTCTCGGACGAACAGGTCGACGGAGTCGCGTCGGCGCTCGCGGCGAGCGGGCTGTCGACCGACGAGCGGAGCGCGATCACCGACGCACTCGCCGGTGACGGCCTCACCGACGAAGCGCGCGGGGCGGTCGCCGACGCCATCGCGGGCGGGCTCTCCGACGACGAACTCGTCGCGCTGAGCGAGGCGCTCGACGACGGCGTACTCACGAACGCCGAACGCGAGACGCTCGGCTTCCTCGACCTCGCACCCGACGACGCCGCCTACTACCAGGTCGACCTCGTGACGGGCGAGCCGATCGAGGAGCTCCGGAGCGACGAGGGCTACTACACCCCCGACAGGCTGCTTCGGTTCGCCCACGGCGACACCGACGATGGCGTGACGCGCGTCTCGGACGGCGAGTTCGTCGAGAACGACTCGGTGGCCGAGCGGATCGAGAGCGAGGATATTACTGTGGAGAACGGCACCGCGACGGTGACGGTGAGCGTCTCCGAGGGCGAGCCGGTCGACCTCACCCTCGCGAGCTACGAGAAGGTCGGGCCGGGCTGGAGCCCCGAGACCGAGGCGAAACAGACGTTCGTCGACAGCGAGACGCGGACCCTCGCGTCGGGAACCCACACGTTCACCGTCGACCTCCCCGACGGAGCCGACGGCTCGGCGGCGTAGAACAGCGCCGTCGCTCACGGGCTGGCGAGGAAAAATTTGAAGCGGTCGAGCCTTACAGGTCGCGCGGCTGGACGGTCTTTCGATCGTTCTCGTCGGCGCGCCGTGCGGCGTCGGCGAGCAGCTCCGAGACTTCCTCGTCGAGCGCGTCGTAGAAGTCCGACGAGACGTTCATTTCACTCAGCTCATCCTTGACGGCGGCTTTGACGATCAGGTCTGCCATACACGCCCCACTTCCGAAGGATGATTTATAAAGGTTGCCATAATCGCTCGTTATCGGCCTTCTCGGGCGGGTTCGTGCGCTGTCGACCCCCCGATCCGAGTCGATGGTGAGTTGTGGGTCGGGCACGGATCCCGTCCATGCACGAGACGCTCCGCGCGCTCGCGGCGGGGGAGATCTCGGTCGCCGAGGCCGAATCCCGGCTTGCAGGCTACGCGACCGGCGAGAACGGTCGATTCGACGCCGCCCGCGAGTCGCGGAACGGGGTTCCGGAAGCGGTGTTCGCCGAGGGAAAACCACCGGACGCGGTCGCCGAGCTGGTCGCGCTCGCGGTCGAGACCACGGGCCGCGGGCTGGCGACGCGGGTCGACCCCCGGTCCGCCGAGGCGGTGACGGACCGACTCGCGAGGGAGTTCCCCGAAGCGACGGTCGAGTACGACGAGATCGCCCGCGTGCTCACGGCCCGCGCGGCGGACGCCAGCCTACCGAGCCTGGATGCGGTCGTCGGGGTCGTCACCGCGGGAACGGTGGACGCCGGACCGGCGGGCGAGGCGGCGGCGGTCGTCGCGGCGATGGGGGCGAGGGTCGAGCGGTACGACGACGTCGGCGTCGCCGGGATCCATCGGCTGGTCGACGAACTCGACGGCCTGCGCGAGGCCGACGTGCTCGTGGTCGCCGCCGGGCGCGAGGGCGCGTTGCCGACGGTGGTCGCGGGGCTGGTCGACGTCCCGGTCATCGGGCTGCCCGTCGCCTCGGGCTACGGCCACGGTGGCGACGGCGAGGCCGCACTCGCGGGTCTCCTCCAGTCGTGTACGGTGCTCTCAGTCGTGAACATCGACGCGGGGTTCGTCGCGGGGGCGCAGGCGGCCCTCGTGGCGCGGACGCTCGACGCCGCCCGTCGGGAATGAATCGCGGTCGTACGCGGGTCGCGAGCGTCCGGGAAGGGTATGTATCGCTCCGTACCCACCGATCGCCCGTCGTCAGTGTCGCTCTCAACACACCACGTATGCCAGCCTGTGACCACTGCGGCGGGCACGTCTCCGAACGCTTCGAGCCCGTCTTCGCCGACGAGTACGGTCGACCGTTCGCCTGCCCCGACTGCTCGGCGAACGCCGGCATCGCCGAAATCGCTTGCGAACGGGCCCGCAACGCCTGATGAGCCACCACGTCTACATCGTCGAGTGCGCCGACGGCAGCCTCTATACGGGGTACACCACCGACGTCGAGCGCCGGGTCGACGAACACAACGCGGGCGAGGGCGCGAAGTACACCCGCGGTCGAACCCCGGTCGAACTCCGGCACGTCGAGACGTTCGACGAGAAGGGGCGCGCCATGTCGCGCGAGTACGAGATCAAGTCGCGCTCGCGCGCCGAAAAGCTCGAACTCTGTGACGAGCGGGCGACGACCTTTTGAGACGGGGCTGAGAGGGGTTTGTATGAACGCTATCTCCTTCGGTACCGACGGCTGGCGTGCGACCCTCGACGTCTTCACGACGCCGCGGGTTCGGATGGTCGGCCAGGCCGTCGCCACGACCCTCCAAGAGGCGGGCCACGACGCCCCAGTAGGGATCTGTTACGACGCCCGCGAGACCTCGCGCGGCTTCGCCGAAGAACTCGCGCGCGTGCTCGCCGCCAACGGTTTTGATGTACTTCTCCCCGACCGCGACCGCCCGACGCCGCTGCTGGCGTGGGCGATCCGAGAGCGGGGCCTCTCGGGCGGGCTGATGGTGACCGCCTCGCACAACCCCTCGGAGTACAACGGCGTGAAGTTCATCCCCGACGACGGCGCGCCCGCGCTGCCCGAGGTGACGGACGCGATCGAATCGAACCTCGCCGAGCCCGACCCGCTGCCCGAGGGAGAGTGGGGAACGGTCGAAGAAGCCGACTTCATGGACCCGCACGCCGAGCACGCCCTCGACCTCGTGGCCGACTACGCCGGTGACGATGGTGAGATCGACCTCGACGGCCTTCCGGTGGCCTACGACGCGATGTGCGGGAGCGGGCGCGGCGTCACCGACGACCTCCTCTCGCGGGCGGGCGCGGTGGTCGACCGGCACCGCTGCGAGCGCCGCCCCGAGTTCGGGGGCACCCCGCCGGAGCCGAGTGCCGAAACCCTGGAAGCGCTCACCGAGACGGTTCGAAACGGCGACCCGAGGCTCGGGATCGCGAACGACGGCGACTCCGACCGGCTCGCGCTCGTCACGCCGAAACGGGGCTACCTCGACGAGAACCTCTTCTTCGCCGCGCTCTACGACTTCCTGCTCGAAGCGGACTCGGGGCCCGCGGTGCGAACGGTCTCGACCACGTTCCTGATCGACCGGGTGGCCGAAGCCCACGGTGAGGAGGTCGTCGAGACCCAGGTCGGGTTCAAGTGGGTCGCCGAGGCGATGGCCGAATCGGACGCCCTGATGGGCGGCGAGGAGTCCGGTGGGTTCTCGGTTCGAAACCACGTCCGCGAGAAGGACGGCGTGCTGATGGCGTTGCTCGCGGCGGCCGCCGAGGCCGAGGAGCCGCTCGACGACCGCGTGGACCGCCTCCTCGACGAACACGGCGAGATCCACCAGTCGAAGGTCAGCGTCGAGTGCCCCGAGAGCGAGAAAGAGCGGGTGCTTGCGGACCTCGACGGCGCACTGCCCGACAGCGTGGCGGGCGCAGCGGTCGCGAACGTCGTCACCGAGGACGGCTTCAAGATCGTGCTCGACAGCGGGGCCTGGCTCCTCGTCCGTCCGAGCGGGACGGAACCCGTCCTCCGGGTCTACGCCGAGGCCGAGAGCGAGTCACGGGTTCGAGAGCTGCTCGATGCGGGTCGCGACCTCGTCGAACCGCTGGTCTGAACGGAGCCGCTCTTTTCGTTCGCCAGCCGCTCTGAGCGACGCGTCCTCTCGTGGCCCACCCATACCAAGATATATCACATGTGGCGATATCAATTCGGGATGTACGTACCCAGAACTGGGCGTCGAGGTCACCGGCGAT is drawn from Halococcus hamelinensis 100A6 and contains these coding sequences:
- a CDS encoding phosphohexomutase domain-containing protein yields the protein MNAISFGTDGWRATLDVFTTPRVRMVGQAVATTLQEAGHDAPVGICYDARETSRGFAEELARVLAANGFDVLLPDRDRPTPLLAWAIRERGLSGGLMVTASHNPSEYNGVKFIPDDGAPALPEVTDAIESNLAEPDPLPEGEWGTVEEADFMDPHAEHALDLVADYAGDDGEIDLDGLPVAYDAMCGSGRGVTDDLLSRAGAVVDRHRCERRPEFGGTPPEPSAETLEALTETVRNGDPRLGIANDGDSDRLALVTPKRGYLDENLFFAALYDFLLEADSGPAVRTVSTTFLIDRVAEAHGEEVVETQVGFKWVAEAMAESDALMGGEESGGFSVRNHVREKDGVLMALLAAAAEAEEPLDDRVDRLLDEHGEIHQSKVSVECPESEKERVLADLDGALPDSVAGAAVANVVTEDGFKIVLDSGAWLLVRPSGTEPVLRVYAEAESESRVRELLDAGRDLVEPLV
- the larB gene encoding nickel pincer cofactor biosynthesis protein LarB, whose protein sequence is MHETLRALAAGEISVAEAESRLAGYATGENGRFDAARESRNGVPEAVFAEGKPPDAVAELVALAVETTGRGLATRVDPRSAEAVTDRLAREFPEATVEYDEIARVLTARAADASLPSLDAVVGVVTAGTVDAGPAGEAAAVVAAMGARVERYDDVGVAGIHRLVDELDGLREADVLVVAAGREGALPTVVAGLVDVPVIGLPVASGYGHGGDGEAALAGLLQSCTVLSVVNIDAGFVAGAQAALVARTLDAARRE
- a CDS encoding GIY-YIG nuclease family protein, with translation MSHHVYIVECADGSLYTGYTTDVERRVDEHNAGEGAKYTRGRTPVELRHVETFDEKGRAMSREYEIKSRSRAEKLELCDERATTF
- a CDS encoding DUF7563 family protein, translated to MPACDHCGGHVSERFEPVFADEYGRPFACPDCSANAGIAEIACERARNA